A genome region from Lucilia cuprina isolate Lc7/37 chromosome 3, ASM2204524v1, whole genome shotgun sequence includes the following:
- the LOC111680469 gene encoding alpha-protein kinase 1-like, whose product MNCVAIPPSEDKRNNAAAANSSNSSTPLHIIHSEVTLTTPIIENGSNTSTTGSNKSQSLQRTHTTHLYCRSLEKDAAALAVPHRRTSNSRGFASCLRGERDDAFLDYQQRAIQYEQQQQQQHNMQQLQLQQHREGQPQQYYQQQQQQLQLCHPLMDENHPAQVLQTSMSSSTGSGSNYETTTGRSKYEQYKSLQNLQLPTYIAH is encoded by the coding sequence ATGAATTGTGTTGCTATACCACCCTCCGAAGATAAACGTAATAATGCTGCTGCTGCCAATTCCTCCAATTCATCCACTCCCCTTCACATCATTCATTCCGAGGTTACGCTCACTACACCCATTATAGAAAATGGCTCAAATACTTCGACTACGGGTTCGAATAAATCCCAGTCGTTACAGCGTACGCATACAACGCATTTGTATTGTCGTTCGTTGGAAAAAGATGCAGCCGCTTTGGCGGTACCTCATAGACGTACCTCGAATTCAAGGGGTTTTGCTTcttgtttaaggggtgaaagaGATGATGCTTTTCTCGACTATCAACAGAGAGCCATACAATAtgagcaacagcagcagcaacaacataatatgcaacaattacaattacagcAGCATCGGGAGGGGCAACCACAGCAATATtaccaacagcagcagcagcaattaCAGTTGTGTCATCCCTTAATGGATGAAAATCATCCGGCTCAGGTGCTACAGACAAGTATGAGTAGTAGTACGGGCAGTGGCAGTAATTATGAAACGACAACGGGCAGGAGTAAGTATGAACAATATAAATCGCTTCAAAATCTCCAATTACCAACTTATATCGCCCactaa